One genomic segment of Anomalospiza imberbis isolate Cuckoo-Finch-1a 21T00152 unplaced genomic scaffold, ASM3175350v1 scaffold_115, whole genome shotgun sequence includes these proteins:
- the LOC137465855 gene encoding LOW QUALITY PROTEIN: uncharacterized protein (The sequence of the model RefSeq protein was modified relative to this genomic sequence to represent the inferred CDS: inserted 2 bases in 2 codons; deleted 1 base in 1 codon) — translation MPEYDLEGTFKEDGRALNGFVIAVTGDGYIFYISPSVQDYLGFHQSDLIHQSVYELIRADDRAVFHRQLQRTPLHAADTFPPEQPLLARRSATSSPQHLHAEKQSLVERSFTCRFRCLLDNSLGFLALNFHGGLKFPLGQQKSAADKSPSAFFAIATLLPPICILELRTKTPPLHSNTLVTLWHNVLLQANPVSCPSGASLAIVPKXLGAAGAYVESQTLPGGSPENSPGAWLWWPPPSQSFPCPAQGLHESLFSGDGKLYDVEAALPAPLGGRQQPGHGGFPKQPLVAHVEPSFSWEGEQAVLREDKGFSQLWLPQAGAAPQRSHGQGXAQHSGLLLNSSMDPSAHQMDCIVLSKCQYGNSLFGRRATS, via the exons GCACTCAATGGATTTGTCATCGCCGTGACTGGAGACGGCTACATCTTCTACATCTCCCCTTCCGTGCAGGACTACTTGGGCTTCCACCAG TCGGATCTCATCCACCAGAGCGTGTACGAGCTGATCCGTGCGGACGACAGGGCCGTCTTCCACCGCCAGCTGCAGAGGACCCCACTGCATGCTGCTGACA cttttccccctGAGCAGCCGCTGCTTGCCAGACGCAGCGCCACATccagcccccagcacctccaTGCTGAGAAGCAGTCCTTGGTGGAGAGGAGCTTCACCTGCCGCTTCCGCTGCCTGCTGGATAACTCCTTGGGATTCTTG GCCTTGAATTTCCATGGGGGCCTGAAGTTCCCCCTTGGTCAGCAAAAGTCAGCAGCAGACAAGTCCCCA AGTGCTTTCTTTGCCATTGCCACACTCCTCCCGCCTATCTGCATCCTGGAGCTCCGGACCAAAACACCCCCGTTGCACTCAAACACGTTGGTGACTCTGTGGCACAATGTCCTCCTCCAGGCAAACCCAGTCAGTTGCCCATCGGGGGCTTCGCTGGCCATAGTTCCAA gactgggagctgcaggagcataCGTGGAGTCCCAGACTCTGCCAGGTGGCAGTCCTGAGAATTCCCCGGGGGCTTGGCTGTGGTGGCCACCCCCCTCCCAGTCTTTTCCttgccctgcccagggcttgCATGAGTCCCTGTTCTCTGGGGATGGGAAGCTCTATGATGTGgaggctgctctccctgcacccttaggaggcaggcagcagccagggcatgGCGGCTtccccaaacagcccctggtAGCCCACGTAGAACCCAGCTTTTCCTGGGAGGGGGAGCAGGCAGTGCTCCGAGAGGACAAGGGGTTCTCACAGCTGTGGCTcccacaggctggggcagctcctcagaggagccatgggcagg cagcgcAGCACAGCGGACTCCTGCTGAACTCCAGCATGGATCCCAGCGCCCACCAGATGGACTGCATTGTGCTGTCCAAGTGCCAGTATGGAAACAGCCTTTTTGGCAGGAGAGCAACTTCCTGA